A stretch of the Flavobacterium sp. 5 genome encodes the following:
- a CDS encoding Gfo/Idh/MocA family protein, with protein MNEITKNLRWGIIGCGNVTELKSGPAYQKTAGFTIEAVMRRDAGKAADYAKRHGINKYYTDADALINDPEIDAVYIATPPDTHKLYALKVAEAGKPCCIEKPLAPNYQDCLAIAEAFETKNIPVFVAYYRRTLPRFEQIKKWIDSKTIGDIRHIRWHLSKPTTDQDRSGEYNWRTDIKIATGGYFDDLASHGLDLFIHYLGPIKEVSGISLNQQGLYSSKDACVANWIHESGITGSGSWNFGSFEREDIVEIYGCEGKITFSVFEDIPLTLKTAEGESTHDIPHPENIQLHHVKQMRDHLSGESKHSSNAYTAAHTSWVMDQIIGN; from the coding sequence ATGAACGAAATAACAAAAAACCTTCGTTGGGGAATTATCGGCTGTGGTAATGTAACCGAACTAAAAAGCGGACCTGCATATCAAAAAACTGCAGGTTTTACTATTGAAGCAGTAATGCGCAGAGATGCTGGAAAAGCAGCAGATTATGCTAAAAGGCATGGCATCAATAAATATTATACAGATGCTGATGCGTTAATAAATGATCCTGAAATTGATGCTGTTTACATCGCAACGCCACCCGATACACATAAATTATATGCCCTAAAAGTAGCGGAAGCTGGAAAACCGTGTTGTATTGAAAAACCGTTGGCTCCCAATTATCAAGATTGTTTAGCAATTGCAGAAGCCTTTGAAACAAAAAACATCCCTGTATTTGTTGCTTATTACAGAAGAACTCTTCCAAGATTTGAACAAATAAAAAAATGGATAGACTCTAAAACTATCGGTGACATTAGACACATCAGATGGCATTTGAGCAAGCCTACAACAGATCAAGACCGATCTGGTGAATACAATTGGCGAACTGATATAAAAATTGCAACAGGAGGCTATTTTGATGATTTAGCAAGCCACGGATTGGATTTATTCATACATTATTTAGGACCAATAAAAGAAGTTTCAGGAATTAGCTTGAACCAACAAGGTTTGTATTCTTCAAAAGATGCCTGTGTAGCAAATTGGATACATGAATCGGGTATAACAGGAAGCGGAAGCTGGAATTTTGGTTCTTTTGAAAGAGAAGATATTGTTGAAATTTATGGCTGCGAAGGAAAAATCACTTTCTCTGTATTCGAAGACATTCCTTTGACATTAAAAACTGCCGAAGGCGAATCGACACACGACATACCTCATCCCGAAAATATTCAGCTGCATCATGTGAAGCAAATGCGCGATCACCTGTCAGGGGAATCCAAACATTCATCGAACGCATATACAGCCGCACATACAAGCTGGGTAATGGATCAGATTATTGGGAATTAA
- a CDS encoding glycoside hydrolase N-terminal domain-containing protein gives MQSNSFHKFLVVFIFSIFCGNLCAQSNHKLWYKQPAEFFEESLVLGNGKMGATVFGGVDSDKIYLNDITLWSGEPVYENMNEYAYKNLPAIRDAFNKEDYRLAEELNKKLQGKNSESFAPLGTLEINNSNKGKATNYYRELDISNAISKVSYEINGVKFTREYFVSAPNQIMVIKLTSSKKGALNFDIKASSLLNAKVSVKKSILEMNGIAPMHENLGYTPKTETYLPAFPTEEQKAQLKAEWEKKAKVIRGTRFTSLLKIKNTDGTITISDTALGVKNATEVVIYVSVATSFKGFDKNPSVDGVAELIAKHNLSQAFSKSFDKLKEAHIADYQKFYNRVSLDLGKTTAPDLPTDERLLRYSEGKEDKNLEILYFQYGRYLLISSSRTLGVPANLQGIWNPYLNPPWSSNYTMNINLEENYWLAENTNLSEMHLPLLSFIKNLSVTGKVTAKTFYGVNKGWAAAHNSDIWAMSNPVGQFGKEEPMWACWPMAGAWLSTHIWEHYVFTQDKNYLKNEGYPLMKGAAEFCQGWLVEDKDGNLITAPSTSPENQYITPEGFVGATLYGGTADLAMIRECFDKTIKAAKILNIDTDFVSKLEADLAKLHPYKIGKKGNLQEWYFDWEDKDPKHRHQSQLFGVFPGNHITPLKTPELAKAAKKTLEIKGDETTGWSKGWRINLWAKLWDGNRAYKMYRELLRYVDPDGKKTDTLRRGGGTYPNLFDAHPPFQIDGNFGGAAAVAEMLVQSDENEIRLLPALPDAWESGSVKGICARGGFEIAMEWDNKILQKVIVYSRNGGKTVLINGNKRLEITLKKGQKMDLIW, from the coding sequence ATGCAGTCAAATTCATTTCATAAATTCCTAGTAGTTTTTATCTTCTCGATTTTCTGTGGAAATCTTTGTGCCCAATCAAATCATAAACTTTGGTACAAACAACCTGCCGAGTTCTTCGAAGAAAGCCTTGTTTTAGGAAATGGAAAAATGGGAGCCACCGTTTTTGGAGGAGTCGATTCAGATAAAATTTATCTGAACGATATCACGTTGTGGTCGGGAGAACCAGTGTATGAGAATATGAATGAGTATGCGTATAAAAATTTACCAGCTATTCGAGATGCATTTAATAAAGAAGATTATAGGTTAGCTGAAGAATTAAATAAAAAACTGCAAGGTAAAAACTCGGAATCATTCGCGCCTTTAGGAACTTTAGAAATTAATAATTCAAACAAAGGAAAAGCCACTAATTATTATAGAGAATTAGACATTTCGAATGCTATCTCTAAAGTTTCGTATGAAATAAACGGTGTAAAATTTACACGTGAATATTTTGTTTCGGCACCGAATCAAATTATGGTTATTAAATTAACAAGCAGCAAAAAAGGAGCTTTAAATTTTGACATTAAAGCCAGTAGTTTGTTAAACGCAAAGGTTTCTGTAAAGAAAAGCATTTTGGAAATGAATGGTATTGCGCCAATGCATGAGAATTTGGGGTATACTCCGAAAACTGAAACATATCTTCCAGCGTTTCCTACAGAAGAACAAAAAGCTCAACTAAAAGCAGAATGGGAAAAAAAAGCTAAAGTGATTAGGGGCACTCGATTCACTTCTTTACTAAAAATAAAAAATACTGACGGAACAATTACAATTAGTGATACAGCATTAGGAGTAAAAAATGCTACTGAAGTAGTAATTTATGTTTCTGTGGCTACTAGTTTTAAAGGTTTTGATAAAAATCCATCGGTTGATGGAGTTGCAGAGCTAATAGCGAAACATAATTTAAGCCAAGCGTTTTCAAAATCATTCGATAAATTAAAAGAAGCTCACATCGCCGATTATCAAAAATTCTATAATCGTGTTTCATTAGATTTAGGAAAAACTACAGCTCCTGATTTACCAACAGACGAACGTTTATTGCGTTATTCAGAAGGAAAAGAAGATAAAAATTTAGAGATTCTTTATTTTCAATACGGACGTTATTTATTGATAAGCAGTTCTCGCACTTTGGGAGTTCCCGCCAATTTACAAGGAATATGGAATCCCTATTTGAATCCGCCTTGGAGTTCTAATTACACAATGAATATTAATTTGGAAGAGAATTATTGGCTTGCCGAAAACACCAATCTTTCCGAAATGCATTTGCCACTATTGAGTTTTATAAAAAATCTTTCGGTAACGGGTAAAGTGACTGCAAAAACTTTTTATGGTGTTAATAAAGGCTGGGCAGCTGCACACAATTCCGATATCTGGGCTATGAGTAATCCTGTTGGGCAATTTGGTAAAGAAGAACCTATGTGGGCTTGCTGGCCAATGGCAGGGGCTTGGCTGAGTACACATATTTGGGAACATTATGTTTTTACTCAAGACAAAAATTACTTAAAAAATGAAGGGTATCCATTGATGAAGGGTGCTGCAGAATTTTGTCAGGGTTGGCTGGTTGAAGATAAGGATGGAAATTTAATTACTGCACCTTCGACTTCTCCAGAAAATCAATACATCACTCCAGAGGGTTTTGTTGGTGCCACATTGTATGGAGGAACTGCTGATTTGGCTATGATTCGAGAATGTTTCGATAAAACGATAAAAGCCGCCAAAATTTTAAATATAGATACTGATTTTGTAAGTAAGTTAGAAGCTGATTTGGCCAAATTACATCCTTATAAAATCGGTAAAAAAGGAAATCTGCAGGAGTGGTATTTTGATTGGGAAGATAAAGATCCAAAACATAGACATCAGTCACAATTGTTTGGAGTTTTTCCAGGGAATCATATCACGCCTCTAAAAACACCGGAACTTGCTAAAGCAGCCAAAAAAACTTTGGAAATAAAAGGGGACGAAACTACAGGCTGGTCAAAAGGCTGGAGGATTAATCTCTGGGCCAAACTTTGGGATGGCAACCGTGCTTATAAAATGTACCGGGAATTATTGAGATATGTAGATCCTGATGGAAAGAAAACGGATACACTAAGACGAGGAGGAGGGACGTATCCAAATTTATTCGATGCTCATCCGCCATTTCAAATTGACGGAAATTTTGGAGGAGCTGCAGCCGTTGCCGAAATGTTAGTGCAATCTGATGAAAATGAAATCCGATTATTACCTGCTTTGCCCGATGCTTGGGAAAGTGGTTCGGTAAAAGGAATTTGTGCCAGAGGGGGATTTGAAATCGCGATGGAATGGGATAATAAAATATTGCAAAAAGTGATTGTTTATTCTAGAAATGGAGGGAAAACAGTTTTAATCAATGGGAATAAAAGATTAGAAATTACTTTGAAAAAAGGTCAAAAGATGGATTTGATCTGGTAA
- a CDS encoding family 43 glycosylhydrolase codes for MKKSILLFIFSISVIVNAQQQSNKQAKDSYKNPIFAGDYPDPSIIRDGEDYYIVHSSFNYYPGLLIWTSKDLINWKPVTHALKKSVGSVWAPDLVKYNNKFYIYFPANNTNYVVWADTINGPWSDPVDLKIGAIDPGHFVDDKGNRFIYFSNGSYVPLSKDGLSVIGKETHAYDGWKIPRDWSIECFCLEGPKMIKKGDYYYLTVAEGGTAGPATSHMVISARSKSPFGPWENAPNNPIIRTNDSSEKWWSKGHASIIDDVKGNWWMVFHGYENGYYNMGRQTLLQPIEWTKEGWFKIKEGIKTEDEIKKPAGQSIKSNFTLSDTFTGTELNKQWQFFDEYDSQRTTFSSNGIKIKGKGTSIGQSSPLLCTLSDHSYTADVEVEIEGNASAGLVLFYDTKLYTGIAFDKENIMAILRVWQFPTEIGINKKHLFLRLEKKEQVVNMFYSIDGKDWLKTENSAEVSSFNHNVLSGFMSLKIGLSAVGEGSVTFRNFVYSPK; via the coding sequence ATGAAAAAATCAATTCTGTTATTTATATTTTCAATATCGGTAATAGTCAATGCACAGCAACAAAGTAACAAACAAGCCAAGGATTCTTATAAAAACCCAATCTTTGCGGGAGATTATCCAGATCCTTCTATAATTAGAGATGGCGAAGATTATTATATCGTACACTCTTCGTTTAATTATTATCCTGGATTGTTAATTTGGACTTCCAAAGATTTAATTAACTGGAAACCTGTTACTCACGCACTCAAAAAAAGCGTTGGGTCTGTTTGGGCTCCAGATCTGGTGAAATACAATAACAAATTCTACATCTATTTTCCTGCCAATAACACAAATTATGTGGTTTGGGCTGACACAATAAATGGACCATGGAGTGATCCTGTTGATTTGAAAATTGGCGCTATTGACCCAGGACATTTCGTAGATGATAAAGGCAATCGCTTTATTTATTTCAGTAATGGCAGTTACGTACCGCTTTCAAAGGACGGACTTTCGGTTATAGGTAAGGAAACACATGCCTATGATGGCTGGAAAATTCCAAGAGACTGGTCTATAGAATGTTTTTGTCTGGAAGGTCCAAAAATGATTAAGAAAGGTGATTATTATTACCTAACCGTTGCCGAAGGCGGTACAGCCGGGCCAGCTACAAGTCACATGGTAATTTCGGCTCGTTCAAAATCGCCTTTTGGACCATGGGAAAATGCACCTAACAATCCAATTATTAGAACAAATGATAGTTCCGAAAAATGGTGGTCAAAAGGTCATGCCTCTATTATAGATGATGTAAAAGGAAATTGGTGGATGGTTTTTCACGGATATGAAAATGGCTATTACAATATGGGGCGTCAAACACTTTTGCAACCTATAGAATGGACAAAAGAGGGTTGGTTCAAAATAAAAGAGGGTATTAAAACCGAAGATGAAATAAAAAAACCAGCGGGTCAATCCATAAAAAGTAATTTTACTCTTTCGGATACTTTTACAGGAACAGAACTTAATAAGCAATGGCAATTTTTTGATGAATATGATTCTCAAAGAACCACATTTTCTTCAAACGGAATAAAAATCAAAGGAAAGGGAACAAGCATTGGACAAAGTTCGCCCTTATTATGTACGCTCTCAGACCATTCATATACCGCGGATGTGGAAGTAGAAATAGAAGGTAATGCTTCGGCTGGCTTGGTTCTTTTCTATGATACTAAATTATACACAGGCATCGCTTTCGATAAAGAAAATATCATGGCAATTCTTAGAGTATGGCAATTCCCAACCGAAATAGGAATTAATAAAAAACACTTATTTTTACGTTTAGAAAAAAAGGAACAAGTTGTAAATATGTTTTATAGCATAGATGGCAAGGACTGGTTAAAAACCGAAAACTCAGCTGAGGTAAGTTCTTTTAACCATAATGTATTAAGCGGTTTTATGAGTTTAAAAATTGGACTTTCAGCAGTTGGTGAGGGTTCTGTTACGTTCAGGAATTTTGTTTATAGTCCAAAGTAA
- a CDS encoding sialate O-acetylesterase, with translation MKKILVILFIVSGLNVNANVRMPLLFSDGMVLQRNKTIPVWGWADANEKVEVRFNKQIKTIQADKDGKWTVGLNAEKAGGPFELIITGKNKIVIKDVLVGEVWICSGQSNMEFQMYKLPDFEIQKELSNEPMIRQFLVAQDLSGTPKEDLKAGAWTISNKENIKDFTAVGYFFAKKLYAELKIPIGIINTSWGGTCVETWTSRQAFEKSDEFKDMIANVPSVNMDAVFETYKKSLLGNIEKIQGFEVTTTNQEQFKNPDYKDANWPEIKVPSLWENQQIGNIDGIVWMRKTITLTAEQAKKEAVLYLSKIDDEDQTYVNGFQVGTNNIWEAKRIYKIPAGVLKEGTNVIAVKITDYSGGGGIYGDSADMKIDFNGSAFPLDGLWKFNVVQVKVSVSPNSYPSLLYNAMINPLIPYAFEGVLWYQGEANVWRANQYKKAFPLMITDWRTKWNQGNFPFYFVQLSTFDEFGGNSLKGSRWAELREAQTETLKLPNTGMAVTTDIGNAKDIHPTNKKDVGLRLSAIALNTIYGKKQVYSGPMYKAMETKGNQITLRFTSTGTGLSTSDKNGILKGFEIAGADKVFYPAKAIIKDNKVIVSSEKVSNPVAVHYGWADDDTEINLFNKENFPASPFRTDNWEMITAKEKYSVSK, from the coding sequence ATGAAAAAAATACTTGTTATTTTATTTATTGTTTCTGGCTTAAATGTCAATGCAAATGTTAGAATGCCTTTGTTGTTTTCTGATGGAATGGTTTTACAACGTAACAAAACAATTCCAGTTTGGGGCTGGGCAGATGCCAATGAAAAAGTGGAAGTTCGCTTTAATAAACAGATCAAAACCATTCAAGCTGATAAAGACGGGAAGTGGACAGTTGGTTTAAATGCAGAAAAAGCTGGTGGACCTTTTGAATTAATCATTACAGGAAAAAACAAAATTGTCATAAAAGATGTTCTGGTTGGTGAAGTTTGGATTTGCTCTGGACAATCCAACATGGAATTTCAGATGTACAAACTTCCTGATTTTGAAATTCAAAAAGAGCTGTCAAATGAGCCAATGATTCGTCAATTTTTAGTCGCACAGGATTTAAGCGGTACACCAAAAGAAGATTTAAAAGCCGGTGCATGGACAATTTCTAATAAAGAAAACATAAAAGATTTCACTGCTGTGGGATACTTTTTTGCTAAAAAATTATATGCCGAATTAAAGATTCCAATCGGAATTATCAATACTTCGTGGGGAGGAACTTGTGTAGAAACTTGGACAAGCCGTCAAGCTTTTGAAAAAAGTGACGAATTCAAAGATATGATTGCTAATGTACCTTCGGTAAATATGGATGCTGTTTTTGAAACATACAAAAAATCGCTTTTAGGAAACATAGAAAAAATTCAGGGTTTTGAAGTAACTACAACTAATCAGGAACAATTCAAAAATCCAGATTACAAAGATGCCAACTGGCCTGAAATAAAAGTGCCTTCTCTTTGGGAAAACCAACAAATAGGGAATATTGACGGAATTGTTTGGATGCGAAAAACCATTACTTTAACTGCAGAACAAGCCAAAAAAGAAGCTGTTTTGTATTTGTCTAAAATTGATGATGAAGATCAAACGTACGTCAACGGCTTTCAAGTTGGAACCAACAATATTTGGGAAGCCAAAAGAATATACAAAATTCCTGCTGGCGTTTTAAAAGAAGGAACAAATGTAATTGCTGTTAAAATTACCGATTACTCTGGTGGTGGAGGTATATATGGAGATTCCGCAGATATGAAAATTGATTTCAACGGTTCGGCTTTTCCTCTTGATGGATTATGGAAGTTCAATGTAGTACAAGTGAAAGTTTCGGTCTCACCAAACAGTTATCCTTCGTTATTGTACAATGCAATGATCAATCCATTAATTCCATACGCTTTTGAGGGTGTCTTATGGTATCAAGGTGAAGCTAATGTTTGGAGAGCCAATCAATACAAAAAAGCATTCCCATTAATGATTACCGATTGGAGAACTAAATGGAATCAGGGCAATTTTCCTTTCTACTTTGTACAATTATCAACCTTTGATGAGTTTGGTGGAAACAGCCTAAAAGGAAGTCGTTGGGCCGAACTTCGCGAAGCACAAACCGAAACGCTGAAATTACCAAACACAGGAATGGCAGTAACTACTGATATTGGTAATGCAAAAGACATTCATCCAACGAACAAAAAAGATGTAGGATTGCGTCTGTCAGCGATAGCGTTGAATACTATTTACGGTAAAAAACAAGTGTATAGCGGACCAATGTACAAAGCGATGGAAACAAAAGGAAACCAAATTACATTGCGTTTTACATCAACCGGAACTGGATTATCAACTTCTGATAAAAACGGAATCCTAAAAGGTTTTGAAATTGCAGGCGCCGATAAAGTTTTTTACCCTGCCAAAGCCATTATCAAAGACAATAAAGTAATTGTTTCCAGCGAAAAAGTATCAAATCCAGTTGCTGTTCATTATGGCTGGGCCGATGATGATACTGAAATTAACCTTTTTAATAAAGAAAACTTCCCTGCATCGCCTTTCCGAACTGATAATTGGGAAATGATTACTGCAAAAGAAAAATACAGTGTTAGTAAATAA